One Candidatus Sulfotelmatobacter sp. genomic region harbors:
- a CDS encoding branched-chain amino acid ABC transporter permease, with protein MTGAPPIAVQRWSAVSIAGMASVAGLLVVLAFGPLFLGEYLTDRLTTLFVYIILAAMWNALAGYGGLVSVGQQLFFGLGAYAAIRLSHAGVEVYLALVLAPLLVGLVSLPLSSFALRLRGGAFAIGMWVFAELGHLLVNLDNLINGETGTSLIAISALAPQTRRACNYWLGLALMIVVVGLVFWLLRSRLGASIQAIRDDEEAAASVGVRVFATKRLIFVLAAVGCAAAGSLTLATLITFQPKTYFGVQWTAYMIFMTLVGGLGTFEGPILGAIVFFVVETIFGGSGAWYLVGLGGSALIFSLFFPRGLWGSLAGRFGWQLMPVGYRLRLPGADR; from the coding sequence GTGACCGGCGCGCCGCCGATCGCGGTGCAGCGCTGGAGCGCGGTCTCGATCGCCGGGATGGCCAGCGTCGCCGGGCTGCTGGTCGTGCTGGCCTTCGGACCGTTGTTCCTGGGCGAGTACCTGACCGATCGGCTGACCACGCTGTTCGTCTACATCATCCTGGCGGCGATGTGGAACGCGCTGGCCGGCTACGGCGGCTTGGTCTCGGTCGGGCAGCAGCTGTTCTTCGGGCTGGGCGCGTACGCGGCGATTCGGCTGTCGCACGCGGGCGTCGAAGTGTACCTGGCGCTGGTGCTGGCGCCGCTCCTGGTCGGGCTCGTCTCGCTCCCGCTCTCGTCGTTCGCGCTGCGGCTGCGGGGCGGCGCGTTCGCGATCGGGATGTGGGTGTTCGCCGAGCTCGGGCACCTGCTGGTCAACCTCGACAACCTGATCAACGGCGAGACCGGCACGTCGCTGATCGCGATCTCGGCACTGGCGCCGCAGACGCGCCGCGCCTGCAACTACTGGCTCGGTCTGGCGTTGATGATCGTCGTCGTCGGGCTGGTGTTCTGGCTGCTGCGCAGCCGGCTGGGCGCGTCGATCCAAGCGATCCGCGACGACGAGGAAGCGGCGGCGTCGGTCGGCGTGCGCGTCTTCGCCACCAAACGGCTGATCTTCGTGCTCGCCGCGGTCGGCTGCGCGGCGGCCGGCTCGCTGACGCTGGCGACGCTGATCACCTTCCAGCCGAAGACCTACTTCGGCGTGCAGTGGACGGCGTACATGATCTTCATGACGCTGGTCGGGGGGCTGGGAACGTTCGAGGGACCGATCCTCGGCGCGATCGTCTTCTTCGTGGTCGAGACGATCTTCGGCGGCAGCGGCGCGTGGTATCTGGTCGGCCTGGGCGGCTCGGCGCTGATCTTCTCGCTGTTCTTCCCGCGCGGCCTGTGGGGTTCGCTGGCGGGCCGCTTCGGCTGGCAGCTGATGCCGGTCGGTTACCGGCTGCGGCTGCCCGGCGCCGATCGCTAG
- the fdhF gene encoding formate dehydrogenase subunit alpha codes for MQSIVDVDFGTPRSPSTQLIALEVDGIAVTVPQGSSVMYAATQAGTKVPKLCATDSLEPFGSCRLCVVEIEGRRGYPASCTTPAEPGMKVHTQSGKLGDLRRNVMELYISDHPLDCLTCPANGNCELQDMAGAVGLRDVRYGYEGVTHTHQAKDTSNPYFTFDPSKCILCSRCVRACDEVQGTLALTVEGRGFDSHISPGMMESFMDSECVSCGACVQACPTETLTETSVIRLGQPTRSVMTTCAYCGVGCSFKAEMKGEEVVRLVPNKDGHANHGHSCVKGRFAFGYATHPDRITSPMIREKITDPWREVGWDEAFSYAAGKFKAIQAKYGRESVGAISSSRCTNEEVWLVQKLVRAGFGNNNVDTCARVCHSPTGFGLKTTIGESAGTQTFDSVMKADVVFVIGANPTDGHPVFGSQMKRRLRQGAKLIVADPRGIDLVRTPHVRAAHHLKLRPGTNVALLNSLAHVIVTEGLADDAFARERCEPAEYEKWKSFVAQERHSPEALESVTGVPAADLRAAARLYASAPNAAIYYGLGVTEHSQGSTAVMGIANLAMATGNFGREGVGVNPLRGQNNVQGSCDMGSFPHEFSGYRHVSDAGVRGMFEAAWGVSLDGEPGLRIPNMFEAALDGSFKGLYLQGEDIAQSDPDTQHVEAALTAMECIVVHDIFLNETAKYAHVILPGSSFLEKNGTFTNAERRIQRVRKVMTPLAGKEDWEVTMGLAAALGYPMHYTHPSQIMDEIAELTPTFTGVSYEKLDELGSIQWPCNDGAPDGTPTMHAQTFVRGKGNFVLTEYVATEEKVTRKFPLLLTTGRILSQYNVGAQTRRTENGRWHEIDRLEIHPHDAEDRGIKEGDLVEIASRVGSTVLPAKITERVQPGVVYTTFHYPTSGANVVTTDNSDWATNCPEYKVTAVQVSRVLTPSEWQQRKSTFDEEQELLLRHGLAVDEPAAPPVGAPR; via the coding sequence ATGCAATCGATCGTCGACGTCGACTTCGGAACCCCGCGCTCCCCGAGCACGCAGCTGATCGCGCTCGAGGTCGACGGCATCGCCGTCACCGTCCCGCAGGGCAGCTCGGTCATGTACGCGGCCACGCAGGCGGGAACGAAGGTGCCCAAGCTGTGCGCGACCGACAGCCTGGAACCGTTCGGTTCGTGCCGCTTGTGCGTGGTCGAGATCGAAGGCCGCCGCGGCTATCCGGCCTCGTGCACGACGCCGGCCGAGCCCGGCATGAAGGTGCACACGCAGAGCGGCAAGCTCGGCGACCTGCGCCGCAACGTGATGGAGCTGTACATCTCCGATCACCCGCTGGACTGTCTGACCTGCCCCGCCAACGGGAACTGCGAGCTGCAGGACATGGCGGGTGCGGTCGGCCTGCGCGACGTGCGCTACGGCTACGAGGGCGTCACCCACACCCATCAGGCCAAGGACACCTCGAACCCGTACTTCACCTTCGATCCGTCGAAGTGCATCCTGTGCAGCCGGTGCGTGCGCGCCTGCGACGAGGTGCAAGGAACGCTGGCGCTGACGGTCGAGGGCCGCGGCTTCGACTCGCACATCTCGCCCGGCATGATGGAAAGCTTCATGGACTCCGAGTGCGTCTCGTGCGGCGCCTGCGTGCAGGCGTGCCCGACCGAGACGCTGACGGAGACGTCGGTCATTCGTCTCGGCCAGCCGACGCGCAGCGTGATGACGACCTGCGCCTACTGCGGCGTCGGCTGCTCGTTCAAGGCCGAGATGAAGGGCGAAGAGGTCGTGCGGCTGGTCCCCAACAAGGACGGCCACGCCAACCACGGCCACTCGTGCGTCAAGGGCCGCTTCGCGTTCGGTTACGCGACGCACCCCGACCGCATCACCTCGCCGATGATCCGCGAGAAGATCACCGATCCGTGGCGCGAGGTCGGTTGGGACGAGGCGTTCAGCTACGCCGCCGGCAAGTTCAAGGCGATCCAGGCGAAGTACGGGCGCGAGTCGGTCGGCGCGATCAGCTCGTCGCGCTGTACCAACGAAGAGGTCTGGCTGGTGCAGAAGCTGGTGCGCGCCGGCTTCGGCAACAACAACGTCGACACGTGCGCGCGCGTCTGCCACTCGCCGACCGGCTTCGGCCTCAAGACGACGATCGGCGAGTCGGCCGGGACGCAGACCTTCGACTCGGTGATGAAGGCCGACGTGGTCTTCGTCATCGGCGCCAACCCGACCGACGGCCATCCCGTCTTCGGCTCGCAGATGAAGCGCCGGCTGCGCCAGGGCGCCAAGCTGATCGTCGCCGACCCGCGCGGCATCGACCTGGTGCGCACGCCGCACGTGCGCGCCGCGCATCACCTCAAGCTGCGTCCGGGCACCAACGTCGCGCTGCTCAACTCGCTCGCGCACGTGATCGTCACCGAGGGACTCGCCGACGACGCCTTCGCGCGCGAGCGCTGCGAGCCGGCCGAGTACGAGAAGTGGAAGTCGTTCGTCGCGCAGGAGCGCCACTCGCCCGAGGCGCTCGAGAGCGTGACCGGCGTTCCGGCCGCCGACCTGCGCGCGGCGGCGCGCCTGTACGCGAGCGCGCCCAACGCGGCGATCTACTACGGGTTGGGCGTCACCGAGCACAGCCAAGGCTCGACCGCCGTCATGGGGATCGCGAACCTCGCGATGGCGACCGGCAACTTCGGGCGCGAAGGCGTCGGCGTCAATCCGCTGCGCGGCCAGAACAACGTCCAAGGCTCGTGCGACATGGGCTCGTTCCCGCACGAGTTCAGCGGGTACCGCCACGTCTCCGACGCCGGCGTGCGCGGGATGTTCGAAGCGGCCTGGGGCGTCTCGCTCGACGGCGAGCCGGGGCTGCGCATCCCCAACATGTTCGAGGCCGCCCTCGACGGCTCGTTCAAAGGCCTCTACTTGCAGGGCGAGGACATCGCGCAGTCCGATCCCGACACGCAGCACGTCGAGGCGGCGCTGACCGCGATGGAGTGCATCGTCGTGCACGACATCTTCCTCAACGAGACGGCGAAGTACGCGCACGTCATCCTGCCGGGCAGCTCGTTCCTGGAAAAGAACGGCACCTTCACCAACGCCGAGCGCCGCATCCAGCGCGTGCGCAAGGTCATGACCCCGCTGGCCGGCAAGGAAGATTGGGAAGTGACGATGGGGCTGGCCGCGGCGCTGGGCTACCCGATGCACTACACCCACCCCAGCCAGATCATGGACGAGATCGCGGAGCTCACGCCGACCTTCACCGGCGTGAGCTACGAAAAGCTCGATGAGCTGGGCAGCATCCAGTGGCCGTGCAACGACGGCGCGCCGGACGGCACGCCGACGATGCACGCGCAGACGTTCGTGCGCGGCAAGGGCAACTTCGTGCTGACCGAGTACGTCGCGACCGAGGAGAAGGTCACCCGCAAGTTCCCGCTCTTGCTGACGACGGGGCGCATCCTCTCGCAGTACAACGTCGGCGCGCAGACGCGGCGCACCGAGAACGGCCGCTGGCACGAGATCGATCGCCTGGAGATCCACCCGCACGACGCCGAGGACCGCGGCATCAAGGAAGGCGACCTGGTCGAGATCGCCAGCCGCGTCGGATCGACGGTGTTGCCGGCGAAGATCACCGAGCGCGTGCAGCCGGGCGTCGTCTACACGACCTTCCACTACCCGACCTCGGGCGCCAACGTCGTCACCACCGACAACTCCGATTGGGCGACCAATTGCCCCGAGTACAAGGTGACCGCGGTGCAGGTCTCGCGCGTGCTCACGCCCTCGGAGTGGCAGCAGCGCAAGAGCACCTTCGACGAAGAGCAGGAACTGCTGCTGCGGCACGGTTTGGCCGTCGACGAACCGGCCGCGCCGCCCGTCGGCGCGCCGCGTTAG
- the fdhD gene encoding formate dehydrogenase accessory sulfurtransferase FdhD, which yields MRPTIDPGHPLFGLGYAKPVELRTFERLHDGEASVESATVAEETPVALVYNGWPHVVMMCTPADVEDFAIGFTLTEEIVSDLDAITGLQVVRSSQGIEAQLVIPDQAAEALRGRGRSLVGRTGCGLCGVTTIDDALRPGRTVAADERIAPAALYRAGDELPAWQHYNEGTGAVHAAGWATREGAIVMAREDVGRHNALDKLVGAMVRAGVAPTDGFAVVTSRASYELVQKCAVAGIPLLAAISRPTGLAVRMADAAGITLAALLRGRSVNVYSHAERLTP from the coding sequence GTGCGGCCGACGATCGATCCGGGTCACCCGCTGTTCGGGCTCGGCTACGCGAAGCCGGTCGAGCTGCGCACGTTCGAGCGGCTGCACGACGGCGAAGCGTCGGTCGAAAGCGCGACGGTCGCCGAAGAGACGCCCGTCGCGCTGGTCTACAACGGTTGGCCGCACGTCGTGATGATGTGCACGCCGGCCGACGTCGAGGACTTCGCGATCGGTTTCACGCTGACCGAGGAGATCGTCTCCGACCTGGACGCGATCACGGGTCTGCAGGTCGTGCGGTCGAGCCAGGGGATCGAAGCGCAGCTGGTGATCCCCGACCAGGCGGCGGAGGCGCTGCGCGGTCGCGGCCGTTCCCTGGTCGGGCGCACCGGCTGCGGACTGTGCGGCGTGACCACCATCGACGACGCGCTGCGCCCGGGGCGCACGGTGGCGGCCGACGAGCGGATCGCGCCCGCCGCGCTCTATCGCGCCGGCGACGAGCTGCCGGCCTGGCAGCACTACAACGAAGGCACCGGTGCCGTTCACGCGGCCGGTTGGGCGACGCGCGAAGGAGCGATCGTCATGGCGCGCGAGGACGTCGGCCGCCACAACGCGCTCGACAAGCTGGTCGGCGCGATGGTGCGCGCCGGCGTCGCGCCGACCGACGGGTTCGCGGTCGTCACCAGCCGCGCCAGCTACGAGCTGGTCCAGAAGTGCGCCGTCGCCGGCATCCCGCTGCTGGCGGCGATCTCGCGCCCGACCGGCCTGGCCGTCCGCATGGCCGACGCCGCCGGCATCACCTTGGCGGCGCTGTTGCGCGGGCGCAGCGTCAACGTCTACAGCCACGCCGAACGCCTGACGCCCTGA
- a CDS encoding NADH-quinone oxidoreductase subunit NuoF, with product MTTVYVPRETTANALGAERVARAIAAEAEKRGAAVRVVRNGSRGMCFLEPLVEVATRFGRVAYGPVEPGDVPGLFDAGFLAGAPHHLGHGPTEAIPYLAKQERLTFARAGIVDPLSLDDYLAHDGYRGLRNALALDGAAIVEAVTDSGLRGRGGAAFPTGIKWKTVLGAQADQKYVVCNADEGDSGTFSDRMIMECDPFVLIEGMTIAAVAVGATRGYIYVRSEYPLAKRILDAAIAIAYERGYLGGDVLKSGKRFDLETRLGAGAYICGEETSLLESLEGKRGMVRFKPPLPAVEGLFGKPTVINNLVSFASVPIILDRGAAFYRDYGMGRSRGTLPFQLAGNVKQGGLVEKAFGITLRELLHDFGGGSASGKPIRTAQVGGPLGAYVPAAQFDTPLDYEAFVAIGAMLGHGGVVAFDEGVDMAQMARYAMEFCAIESCGKCTPCRIGSTRGVETIDKILAGERVEANLELLEDLCVTMRDASLCALGGLTPLPVESALKHFPHDFGLPTPTAV from the coding sequence ATGACGACCGTCTACGTGCCGCGCGAGACGACCGCCAACGCGCTGGGCGCCGAACGGGTCGCGCGCGCGATCGCGGCCGAGGCGGAGAAGCGCGGCGCGGCGGTGCGGGTCGTGCGCAACGGCTCGCGCGGGATGTGCTTCCTCGAGCCGCTGGTCGAGGTCGCGACCCGCTTCGGGCGCGTCGCGTACGGGCCGGTCGAACCGGGCGACGTGCCGGGACTGTTCGACGCCGGCTTCTTGGCCGGGGCGCCGCACCACCTCGGCCACGGCCCGACCGAGGCGATCCCGTATCTGGCCAAACAGGAACGGCTGACGTTCGCACGCGCCGGGATCGTCGATCCGCTCTCGCTCGACGACTACCTCGCGCACGACGGCTATCGCGGCTTGCGCAACGCGCTCGCGCTGGACGGAGCCGCGATCGTCGAGGCGGTCACCGACTCCGGCTTGCGCGGCCGCGGCGGCGCCGCATTCCCGACCGGGATCAAATGGAAGACCGTCCTCGGCGCGCAAGCCGATCAGAAATACGTCGTCTGCAACGCCGACGAGGGCGACTCGGGGACGTTCTCCGACCGCATGATCATGGAGTGCGATCCGTTCGTGCTCATCGAGGGGATGACGATCGCGGCGGTCGCGGTCGGCGCGACGCGGGGCTATATCTACGTTCGTTCCGAGTACCCGCTGGCCAAGCGGATTCTCGACGCCGCGATCGCGATCGCGTACGAGCGCGGCTACCTCGGCGGCGACGTCCTGAAGTCGGGCAAGCGCTTCGATCTCGAGACGCGACTGGGGGCCGGAGCGTACATCTGCGGTGAGGAGACCTCGCTGCTCGAAAGCCTCGAAGGCAAGCGCGGGATGGTGCGCTTCAAACCGCCGCTGCCCGCCGTCGAAGGGCTGTTCGGCAAGCCGACGGTCATCAACAACCTGGTCTCGTTCGCGTCGGTCCCGATCATCCTCGATCGCGGCGCGGCGTTCTATCGCGACTACGGGATGGGCCGCTCGCGCGGCACGCTGCCGTTCCAGCTGGCCGGCAACGTCAAGCAGGGCGGCCTGGTGGAGAAGGCGTTCGGCATCACCCTGCGCGAGCTGCTGCACGACTTCGGCGGCGGAAGCGCGAGCGGCAAGCCGATCCGTACGGCGCAGGTCGGCGGCCCGCTCGGCGCCTACGTCCCGGCCGCGCAGTTCGACACGCCGCTCGACTACGAAGCGTTCGTCGCGATCGGCGCGATGCTGGGTCACGGCGGCGTCGTCGCCTTCGACGAGGGGGTCGACATGGCGCAGATGGCGCGCTACGCGATGGAGTTCTGTGCGATCGAGTCGTGCGGCAAGTGTACGCCGTGCCGGATCGGCTCGACGCGCGGCGTCGAGACGATCGACAAGATCCTCGCCGGCGAGCGGGTCGAAGCGAACCTCGAGCTGCTCGAAGACCTGTGCGTGACGATGCGCGACGCGTCGCTGTGCGCGCTGGGCGGGCTCACGCCGCTGCCCGTCGAGAGCGCCCTCAAACATTTCCCGCACGACTTCGGCTTGCCCACCCCGACGGCCGTCTGA
- a CDS encoding branched-chain amino acid ABC transporter permease, with product MTQFWIGQIVQGVLLGGYYALLACGLSFMFGVMRIINLAHGSIAVLAAFLVLTVAGQWNLSPFLALLAIVPVMAIAGWLLQRGVLDRALRAGELTPLLSTFGLAIVIDNLLFERYGADTRSLAPNVGDLAYSSWTAGGLSVGELALLTFAVAVALLGGLHLFLHRTPFGRAIRATAQDADTAELVGVDSRAVYAGASAIALVTVAIAGAFLGLRSSFDPYAGATQLIFAFEAVVIGGTGSLWGTLLGGIVLGVAQNVGSQVNPQGFLIGGHVVFLLVLAARFALGGRDLRALVRPVRRTT from the coding sequence GTGACGCAGTTCTGGATCGGCCAGATCGTCCAAGGCGTGCTGCTGGGCGGCTACTACGCGCTGCTGGCGTGCGGGCTCTCGTTCATGTTCGGCGTCATGCGCATCATCAATCTCGCCCACGGCAGCATCGCGGTGCTGGCGGCGTTCTTGGTGCTCACGGTCGCGGGGCAGTGGAACCTCTCGCCGTTCCTGGCGCTGTTGGCGATCGTGCCGGTCATGGCGATCGCGGGCTGGCTCTTGCAGCGCGGCGTGCTCGACCGCGCCCTGCGCGCCGGGGAGCTGACGCCGCTGCTGAGCACCTTCGGCCTCGCGATCGTGATCGACAACCTGCTGTTCGAGAGGTACGGCGCCGATACGCGGTCGCTGGCGCCGAACGTCGGCGACCTCGCGTACAGCAGCTGGACCGCCGGCGGTTTGTCGGTCGGCGAGCTGGCGCTGCTCACGTTCGCCGTCGCGGTCGCGCTGTTGGGCGGCTTGCACCTGTTCCTGCACCGCACGCCGTTCGGGCGCGCGATCCGCGCGACCGCGCAGGACGCCGACACCGCCGAGCTGGTGGGCGTCGACTCGCGCGCCGTCTACGCCGGCGCGTCGGCCATCGCGCTGGTCACGGTCGCGATCGCGGGCGCGTTCCTCGGGCTGCGCAGCTCGTTCGACCCCTACGCGGGCGCGACGCAGCTGATCTTCGCCTTCGAGGCGGTCGTGATCGGCGGAACCGGCTCGCTGTGGGGGACGCTGCTGGGCGGCATCGTGCTGGGCGTCGCGCAGAACGTCGGCTCGCAGGTCAACCCGCAAGGCTTCCTGATCGGCGGTCACGTCGTGTTCCTGTTGGTGCTGGCGGCACGCTTCGCGCTGGGCGGCCGCGATCTGCGGGCGCTGGTCCGGCCCGTGCGGAGGACGACGTGA
- a CDS encoding LysR family transcriptional regulator has protein sequence MLIRQLQYLVALAHEGHFARAAERCGVSQPTLSAALRQLEDELGAAIVERGNRFRGFTPQGEIVLGWARRMLADERSLREELDASRGMLNGRLRLGVIPSVNAVVPALTTSFVQAHPLVRIDEIETTSHEVLRDLAAFDLDAAVTYVDDEPLEHVRTLPIAVERYVAVVPAAIPVPDGETLTWTQAARLPLCLLRPDMQNRRIFDAAFAAAGATPNVRVEVYSMMAKLCYVESGQFATLMPASMAYWVDARQGVRIRRLVEPDVAKAVGLVVAERDPFPALIDAFWRHVRAQVALAPAAS, from the coding sequence GTGCTGATCCGGCAGCTGCAGTATTTGGTCGCCTTGGCGCACGAAGGTCACTTCGCGCGGGCGGCCGAGCGCTGCGGCGTCTCGCAGCCGACGCTCTCGGCGGCGTTGCGGCAATTGGAGGACGAGCTCGGCGCGGCGATCGTCGAACGCGGGAACCGCTTTCGGGGCTTCACCCCGCAGGGCGAGATCGTGCTCGGCTGGGCGCGCCGCATGCTGGCCGACGAGCGCTCCTTGCGCGAGGAGCTCGACGCCTCGCGCGGGATGCTCAACGGACGTTTGCGGCTAGGTGTGATCCCGTCGGTCAACGCCGTGGTCCCGGCCCTGACGACGAGCTTCGTGCAGGCGCACCCGCTGGTGCGCATCGACGAGATCGAGACGACCTCGCACGAAGTGCTGCGCGATCTGGCGGCGTTCGATCTCGACGCCGCCGTCACGTACGTCGACGACGAGCCGTTGGAGCACGTGCGCACGCTGCCGATCGCCGTCGAACGGTACGTCGCCGTCGTGCCGGCCGCGATCCCGGTGCCCGACGGGGAGACGCTCACCTGGACCCAAGCCGCGCGGCTGCCGCTGTGTCTGCTGCGACCCGACATGCAGAACCGCCGCATCTTCGATGCGGCCTTCGCGGCCGCCGGCGCGACGCCGAACGTCCGCGTCGAAGTCTACTCGATGATGGCGAAACTCTGCTACGTCGAGTCCGGACAGTTCGCGACGCTGATGCCGGCCAGCATGGCGTATTGGGTCGACGCGCGCCAAGGCGTGCGCATACGGCGGTTGGTCGAACCCGACGTCGCCAAGGCCGTCGGGCTGGTCGTCGCCGAGCGCGACCCCTTCCCGGCGCTCATCGACGCGTTTTGGCGCCACGTGCGCGCGCAGGTCGCGCTCGCGCCGGCGGCGAGCTGA
- a CDS encoding methyl-accepting chemotaxis protein: protein MDDERLAAWLREVARTRDFTREPPAVSFAIADRAVLQRFVDGLRNELLDYREIVDAAGESIERNARQLAGIVASTGEQTAVVERTAAAIAEIEQGATHVAETAHDLRATSGTVAASSRSYDAGIAGVLERLQALVGAVEATAGFAQTTERGRIGIQSFLERLRRIARQARLLGINAAIEAAHLGEAGRGFVIVADEVKRLSTSTVESANDVAGIEKQLHDAGDRVDGAIREAATIVRGLADALSSAQHRSAERADQVGELERAIGEVAGLVGEQSGALTLVNDSIRGIAEHAHEVSEAAERAAGLALSDGLANLRAALARTSLGTRTRHTNGVVDLSPVPGPVRQAAAELRDLVDGDERELLTSVARIAVAIARNSYEWRSIGSALGALGWLLDGTAHTIEDLAAGAGAAAAATQRMRDAIDAIRAGFGTAIQELQAALDRVAQVRDAVQRAATSVSATSEAGQRAGAILDLIDAISSETTLLSFNAAIEAAHAGEAGSGFGVIADEIRALATGTSHAVGEIGEMLGALLSAGESMREATGEALERTAEVERHATAVQDAVGALRGELQGTLARAAEVAAIVEQQLGALTDVRSATAIARERVESETVAAADEQRLELAMLGMRAHALAARRPLGTVAEAVREIALAVASDMDEVFEDAIRRGAIRLDDCFDTDYVELTGERIRHLARLFDVSRVPASGFDPPKYETRYDAAIEGGINAAIDAAVPTHRSIVAMFGVDLNGFCFGHYRECRQDWTGDRATDLAGNRIKRFFDDPLSLRCSRVGLGGAAHSLPRRTPYATFRENGCTLVRGGLRPWAVYTYARDTGIVYNDVCVGIFARDQRVGTLRVIYDADSV, encoded by the coding sequence GTGGACGACGAGCGGCTTGCGGCCTGGCTGCGCGAGGTCGCGCGGACGCGCGACTTCACCCGCGAGCCGCCCGCCGTCAGCTTCGCGATCGCCGACCGGGCGGTGCTGCAGCGCTTCGTCGACGGCCTGCGCAACGAGCTGCTCGACTATCGCGAGATCGTCGACGCGGCCGGCGAGAGCATCGAGCGCAACGCGCGTCAGCTGGCCGGGATCGTCGCCTCGACCGGCGAGCAGACCGCGGTCGTCGAGCGAACCGCGGCGGCGATCGCCGAGATCGAGCAAGGTGCGACGCACGTCGCCGAGACCGCGCACGACCTGCGCGCGACCTCGGGAACCGTCGCGGCGTCGTCGCGCTCCTACGACGCAGGCATCGCGGGCGTGCTGGAGCGGCTGCAGGCGCTGGTGGGCGCGGTCGAGGCGACGGCGGGTTTCGCACAGACGACCGAACGCGGCCGCATCGGGATCCAGAGCTTCCTCGAGCGGTTGCGGCGCATCGCGCGCCAGGCACGCCTGCTCGGCATCAACGCCGCCATCGAGGCGGCGCACCTGGGCGAAGCGGGACGCGGGTTCGTCATCGTCGCCGACGAGGTGAAGCGGCTCTCGACCTCGACCGTCGAGTCGGCCAACGACGTCGCCGGGATCGAGAAGCAGCTGCACGACGCCGGCGATCGCGTCGACGGCGCCATCCGCGAGGCCGCCACGATCGTACGCGGCTTGGCCGACGCGCTCTCGAGCGCGCAGCACCGCTCGGCGGAGCGCGCCGATCAAGTCGGCGAGCTGGAACGCGCGATCGGCGAGGTCGCCGGGCTGGTCGGCGAGCAGAGCGGGGCGCTGACGCTGGTCAACGACAGCATACGCGGCATCGCCGAGCATGCGCACGAGGTCTCGGAGGCTGCGGAACGGGCGGCCGGGTTGGCGCTGAGCGACGGGCTCGCCAACCTGCGCGCCGCGTTGGCACGCACCAGCCTGGGAACGCGCACGCGTCACACCAACGGCGTCGTCGACCTCTCGCCGGTGCCGGGACCCGTGCGCCAGGCCGCCGCCGAACTGCGCGATCTGGTCGACGGCGACGAGCGCGAGCTGCTGACGTCGGTCGCGCGGATCGCCGTCGCGATCGCGCGCAACAGCTACGAGTGGCGCTCGATCGGCTCCGCGCTCGGTGCACTGGGCTGGCTACTCGACGGGACCGCGCATACGATCGAGGACCTGGCCGCGGGTGCCGGCGCGGCCGCCGCCGCGACGCAGCGCATGCGTGACGCGATCGATGCGATCCGGGCCGGTTTCGGCACCGCGATCCAAGAGCTGCAGGCCGCGCTCGACCGGGTCGCGCAGGTGCGCGACGCCGTGCAGCGCGCGGCGACGTCCGTCAGCGCGACCTCGGAAGCGGGTCAGCGCGCCGGCGCGATCCTCGATCTGATCGACGCGATCTCCAGCGAGACGACGCTGCTCTCGTTCAACGCCGCGATCGAGGCGGCGCACGCGGGCGAAGCCGGCAGCGGCTTCGGCGTCATCGCCGACGAGATCCGTGCGCTGGCGACCGGGACCTCGCACGCGGTCGGCGAGATCGGCGAGATGCTGGGCGCGCTGTTGTCGGCCGGCGAGTCGATGCGCGAGGCGACCGGCGAAGCGCTCGAGCGCACGGCCGAAGTCGAACGGCACGCGACCGCCGTGCAGGACGCCGTCGGCGCGCTGCGCGGCGAGCTGCAAGGAACGCTGGCGCGCGCCGCCGAGGTGGCCGCGATCGTCGAACAGCAGCTGGGCGCGCTGACCGACGTGCGCAGCGCCACCGCGATCGCGCGCGAGCGGGTCGAGAGCGAGACCGTCGCCGCCGCCGACGAGCAGCGGCTCGAGCTGGCGATGCTCGGGATGCGCGCGCACGCGCTGGCCGCGCGCCGTCCGCTCGGCACGGTCGCCGAGGCCGTGCGCGAGATCGCGCTGGCCGTCGCGAGCGACATGGACGAGGTGTTCGAGGACGCGATCCGCCGCGGCGCGATCCGGCTCGACGACTGCTTCGACACCGACTACGTCGAGCTGACCGGTGAGCGGATCCGGCACCTGGCGCGCTTGTTCGACGTCTCGCGCGTGCCGGCGAGCGGCTTCGACCCGCCCAAGTACGAGACACGCTACGACGCCGCGATCGAAGGCGGGATCAACGCGGCGATCGACGCCGCGGTGCCGACGCACCGCTCGATCGTGGCGATGTTCGGCGTCGACCTCAACGGCTTCTGTTTCGGGCACTACCGCGAGTGCCGCCAGGACTGGACCGGCGACCGCGCCACCGACCTCGCCGGCAACCGCATCAAGCGCTTCTTCGACGATCCGTTGAGCCTGCGCTGTTCGCGCGTCGGTCTGGGCGGGGCGGCGCACAGCCTGCCGCGTCGCACCCCCTATGCGACCTTCCGCGAGAACGGCTGCACCTTGGTGCGCGGCGGCTTGCGGCCGTGGGCGGTCTACACCTACGCGCGCGACACCGGGATCGTCTACAACGACGTCTGCGTGGGGATCTTCGCGCGCGACCAGCGCGTCGGCACGCTGCGCGTCATCTACGACGCCGACTCGGTCTAG
- a CDS encoding formate dehydrogenase subunit delta encodes MRAERLVTMANQIASFYEPQPDRATAANAVAGHLRRFWAPAMRRDLQLHVDQTGGEGVSALVLEALRTPTFAR; translated from the coding sequence ATGCGCGCCGAACGCCTGGTGACGATGGCGAACCAGATCGCCAGCTTCTACGAACCGCAGCCGGACCGCGCGACGGCCGCGAACGCGGTCGCCGGTCACCTGCGGCGCTTCTGGGCGCCGGCGATGCGCCGCGACCTGCAGCTCCACGTCGACCAGACCGGCGGCGAGGGCGTCAGCGCCCTCGTGCTGGAGGCCCTCAGGACCCCGACCTTCGCGCGCTGA